Proteins encoded within one genomic window of Cucumis sativus cultivar 9930 chromosome 3, Cucumber_9930_V3, whole genome shotgun sequence:
- the LOC101221710 gene encoding protein SIEVE ELEMENT OCCLUSION B has protein sequence MDSGNKFSLASRHQLAKGNKFLSAISDDNVMMKQILATHDPDDRDVDTRSLLRLVENILKRATLAADATGSYEQLESLEETGTHQAGLTTMLEALSYTIDRISSEISYKALEGIDPHATTLAIFNMLASYRWDAKLVLTLAAFALNYGEFWLLAQIYSQNQLAKAMAILKQLPGIFEHSIALKPKFDALKELVAAILDVTWCIIDLKELPSAYISQEVPAMSTAVAHIPTAVYWTIRSIVSSATQITSLTSMGYELALSTSTDAWELSTLAHKLKNICDHLKKKLVLCHQHIEEKKDIESFQMLINLFEMNHLDNMKVLKALIYPKDDLQPLVDGSTGQRVNLDVLKRKNVLLLISDLNISHDELSILDQLYNESRAQGMRVESQFEVVWIPIVDHSIKWNDSMQKRFEYLLSIMPWHIVHHPTLISKAVTRFIGEVWQFRNRPILVVLDPQGKVVSPNAIHMMWIWGSLAFPFTSVKEEVLWKEETWRLELLVDGIDPAVLNWIKEERYIFLYGGDDIEWIRKFTTTAKTVAQAARIPLEMVYVGKSSKRERVKKIITTITTEKLGYCWQDLTMIWFFWTRIESMLYSKIQLGKADDCDPLMQEIKKLLSYDKEGGWAVLSKGSNVILNGHSTTMLPTLGSFDSWKQEATDKGFDIAFKNHHDELQGITHPCCRFEFPHTSGRIPENFKCPGCDRQMEKLTTFLCCHDENSNE, from the exons ATGGACAGTGGTAATAAGTTCTCGCTCGCCTCTCGACATCAATTGGCCAAGGGTAACAAGTTCTTGTCCGCCATTTCTGACGACAATGTGATGATGAAGCAAATTCTAGCCACCCATGATCCTGATGATCGAGATGTTGACACAAGATCGCTTCTACGCCTGGTTGAAAACATCCTGAAACGTGCCACCTTAGCGGCTGATGCCACG GGCTCATATGAACAACTAGAGAGCTTGGAGGAAACAGGCACCCATCAAGCGGGCCTCACTACCATGTTGGAAGCTTTGTCCTACACAATTGATAGGATTTCTAGTGAG ATATCATACAAGGCTCTGGAGGGGATAGATCCACATGCAACAACATTGGCAATCTTTAATATGTTGGCAAGCTACAGGTGGGATGCTAAGCTGGTGCTGACATTAGCAGCTTTTGCTTTGAACTACGGGGAATTCTGGCTTCTTGCCCAGATTTACTCACAAAACCAACTTGCCAAAGCAATGGCAATTTTGAAGCAACTTCCAGGAATCTTTGAGCACTCAATTGCACTAAAGCCAAAGTTTGATGCGCTAAAAGAACTTGTGGCAGCTATACTGGATGTAACTTGGTGCATTATTGACTTGAAGGAACTTCCATCAGCATATATCTCACAAGAGGTTCCAGCAATGTCCACAGCAGTGGCCCATATCCCAACTGCAGTCTACTGGACCATTAGGAGTATTGTTTCCAGTGCAACTCAAATTACTAGCTTAACTAGCATGGGATATGA GCTAGCTTTATCAACCAGTACTGACGCATGGGAACTATCAACACTTGCtcacaaacttaaaaacataTGTGATCATCTCAAAAAGAAGCTGGTACTCTGCCACCAACATATCG aggaaaagaaagacatCGAATCATTTCAAATGCTCATTAATCTTTTTGAAATGAACCACCTGGATAACATGAAGGTTCTCAAGGCTTTGATTTATCCTAAAGATGATCTGCAGCCTCTAGTTGATGGTTCTACAGGCCAAAGG GTTAACCTTGATGtgctaaaaaggaaaaatgtcCTACTTCTCATCTCAGACTTGAATATCTCCCATGATGAGCTTTCAATTCTTGATCAGCTTTACAATGAGTCAAGAGCCCAAGGAATGCGGGTTGAGAGTCAATTTGAGGTAGTGTGGATCCCAATTGTGGACCATTCTATCAAGTGGAATGATTCGATGCAAAAGAGGTTTGAGTATCTCTTGTCAATAATGCCATGGCACATAGTCCACCATCCTACATTGATCTCCAAGGCAGTTACCAGATTCATTGGGGAAGTATGGCAATTCAGAAACAGGCCCATCCTAGTGGTGTTAGACCCTCAAGGTAAAGTTGTAAGCCCGAATGCAATCCACATGATGTGGATCTGGGGAAGCCTTGCCTTTCCATTCACCAGCGTGAAAGAGGAAGTTCTCTGGAAGGAAGAGACCTGGCGGCTCGAGTTGCTTGTCGATGGCATTGACCCCGCAGTTCTAAACTGG ATTAAGGAAGAGAGATACATCTTCTTATATGGAGGGGACGACATAGAATGGATAAGAAAATTCACAACGACAGCGAAGACTGTAGCACAAGCAGCACGCATACCCTTAGAAATGGTGTACGTGGGAAAAAGCAGCAAAAGAGAACGCGTcaagaaaattattacaaCAATCACAACAGAAAAACTTGGGTATTGCTGGCAAGATCTTACCATGATTTGGTTCTTCTGGACTAGAATCGAGAGCATGCTTTACTCTAAGATTCAATTAGGAAAAGCCGACGATTGCGATCCTCTGAtgcaagaaataaaaaaactccTCAGCTACGACAAAGAAGGAGGATGGGCAGTTCTGAGCAAAGGATCAAACGTGATCCTGAATGGGCACAGCACCACCATGTTGCCCACCCTGGGGAGTTTCGATTCATGGAAACAAGAAGCCACCGATAAGGGTTTCGACATAGCTTTCAAGAATCACCACGACGAACTTCAAGGAATTACTCATCCTTGTTGCCGGTTCGAATTTCCACACACCAGTGGGAGAATTCCGGAAAATTTCAAGTGCCCTGGATGCGATCGGCAAATGGAGAAACTCACCACATTCCTCTGCTGCCATGACGAAAATTCAAATGAGTGA
- the LOC101211269 gene encoding uncharacterized protein LOC101211269 isoform X1, whose protein sequence is MSNHQSDTADQDKLEPDTFCYFKREVIDLLSQEDNVPSPPHNSQISGASPPFSDCIGPKLSHFKKEKLKTLLRQSVVTLSKEVNEMLEPARSTQRLKSYLRSKKNLEKVAMNNVKQAPFKKLKSLSSSTGLSAHEDCANLGSSMMIDDELQFFLDNYSEQIEDVVAKFSNDLSGTLGHMEQQLEEVLDSVLSNFRPMTFKEKEELQKLIQKLPPENIRRVAEIVIQHRTDKTDLSGEIHIGLDKENNTTLWRLYYYVEAVEKAKKLASK, encoded by the exons ATGTCAAACCATCAATCTGATACAGCTGACCAAGATAAACTCGAACCTGATACCTTCTGTTACTTCAAACGGGAAGTTATAGATTTGTTATCTCAAGAGGATAATGTACCCTCTCCTCCCCATAATTCACAGATATCTGGAGCTTCACCCCCATTTAGTGATTGCATAGGACCTAAGCTGTctcattttaaaaaggaaaaactgaAGACATTGCTCAGGCAGAGTGTAGTTACTCTTTCGAAAGAAGTAAATGAG ATGCTTGAGCCTGCTCGATCTACCCAGCGCTTGAAGTCATATTTGAGATCCaaaaagaatttggaaaaagTGGCTATGAATAATGTGAAGCAAGCTCCTTTTAAGAAACTCAAATCCTTATCCTCTTCAACCGGCCTATCTGCACATGAGGATTGTGCTAATCTTGGATCTAGTATGATG ATAGATGATGAATTGCAGTTTTTTCTAGATAATTATAGCGAGCAGATTGAAGACGTAGttgcaaaattttcaaatgatctATCTGGAACA CTAGGGCACATGGAGCAACAACTTGAGGAAGTTCTTGATTCTGTACTATCAAATTTCAG GCCTATGACCttcaaggaaaaagaagagctTCAGAAATTGATTCAGAAGCTTCCACCAGAAAATATCAGGCGTGTTGCAGAAATTGTCATCCAACATAGGACCGATAAAACAGATCTGTCTGGTGAAATCCATATTGGTTTGGATAAAGAG AATAACACTACTCTCTGGAGATTGTATTACTATGTCGAAGCAGTTGAGAAAGCAAAGAAGCTGGCATCAAAATGA
- the LOC101211269 gene encoding uncharacterized protein LOC101211269 isoform X2, giving the protein MDLLHQSFFFLSLWLERTPRIFDDKVTCFNNIYHFLGVNFTLSLALTVFSYCLVQMFLAILLTHSLPSFMLEPARSTQRLKSYLRSKKNLEKVAMNNVKQAPFKKLKSLSSSTGLSAHEDCANLGSSMMIDDELQFFLDNYSEQIEDVVAKFSNDLSGTLGHMEQQLEEVLDSVLSNFRPMTFKEKEELQKLIQKLPPENIRRVAEIVIQHRTDKTDLSGEIHIGLDKENNTTLWRLYYYVEAVEKAKKLASK; this is encoded by the exons atggATTTACTTCATcagagctttttttttttgtcattatgGCTGGAACGTACCCCTCGTATCTTTGATGACAAGGTCACCtgttttaacaatatatatcacTTTCTTGGTGTAAATTTTACCCTCTCCTTAGCTCTTACAGTCTTCTCTTATTGCCTTGTACAAATGTTTCTTGCAATTCTTTTGACGCATAGTTTGCCCTCTTTT ATGCTTGAGCCTGCTCGATCTACCCAGCGCTTGAAGTCATATTTGAGATCCaaaaagaatttggaaaaagTGGCTATGAATAATGTGAAGCAAGCTCCTTTTAAGAAACTCAAATCCTTATCCTCTTCAACCGGCCTATCTGCACATGAGGATTGTGCTAATCTTGGATCTAGTATGATG ATAGATGATGAATTGCAGTTTTTTCTAGATAATTATAGCGAGCAGATTGAAGACGTAGttgcaaaattttcaaatgatctATCTGGAACA CTAGGGCACATGGAGCAACAACTTGAGGAAGTTCTTGATTCTGTACTATCAAATTTCAG GCCTATGACCttcaaggaaaaagaagagctTCAGAAATTGATTCAGAAGCTTCCACCAGAAAATATCAGGCGTGTTGCAGAAATTGTCATCCAACATAGGACCGATAAAACAGATCTGTCTGGTGAAATCCATATTGGTTTGGATAAAGAG AATAACACTACTCTCTGGAGATTGTATTACTATGTCGAAGCAGTTGAGAAAGCAAAGAAGCTGGCATCAAAATGA
- the LOC101221941 gene encoding uncharacterized protein LOC101221941 gives MLAIDTSTTHPWLLPSLCSSAGKANLPRRRLLYASKTIANLKENGQTNHESTTAAGNIRRQVLTPQERIKLNAYPDREFYTFPRFVTHVDDGFISTLTNLYRERLQPGIEVFDLMSSWVSHLPKEVKYKRVVGHGLNAQELAKNSQLDYFFVKDLNEDQKLELKSCSIDAVVCTVSVQYLQQPEKVFAEVFRVLKPGGVFIISFSNRMFYEKAVSAWRDGSAYSRLQLVVQYFQCVEGFTEPEIIRKMPASSGNAERNSPFNWVLRLLGLLSGSDPFYAVLAHKNFKPVYTTENT, from the exons ATGCTGGCCATTGATACAAGCACCACCCATCCATGGCTTCTTCCCAGTCTTTGTTCATCTGCAGGCAAAGCAAACCTACCCCGACGACGCCTCCTTTACGCATCAAAAACCATTGccaatttgaaagaaaatggcCAAACAAACCACGAATCCACAACAGCCGCAGGCAATATCAGACGCCAGGTTCTTACCCCACAAGAAAGAATAAAGCTTAATGCTTACCCAGATCGAGAATTCTACACTTTTCCGCGCTTTGTAACTCATGTTGATGATGGCTTCATTTCCACATTAACCAATTTGTATCGGGAAAGGCTGCAACCGGGTATTGAAGTCTTTGACTTGATGAGCTCTTGGGTTAGCCATCTCCCGAAAGAAGTAAAGTATAAAAGAGTGGTTGGGCATGGCCTAAATGCTCAAGAACTTGCCAAAAACTCCCAACTTGATTACTTCTTTGTGAAGGATCTTAATGAAGATCAGAAGCTAGAGTTGAAGAGTTGCAGTATTGATGCAGTTGTGTGCACTGTTAGTGTGCAGTATCTTCAACAGCCTGAGAAG GTGTTTGCTGAGGTGTTCAGGGTGCTGAAGCCAGGAGGAGTATTCATCATCAGCTTTAGCAACAGAATGTTCTATGAGAAAGCTGTGAGTGCATGGAGAGATGGGTCTGCATACAGCAGACTACAATTAGTAGTTCAATATTTCCAATGCGTTGAAGGCTTTACAGAGCCAGAAATTATTAGAAAGATGCCTGCTTCAAGTGGCAATGCAGAACGTAACTCACCATTCAATTGGGTTCTGAGGTTGCTGGGCTTGTTGTCAGGCTCAGACCCTTTCTACGCTGTGTTAGCTCACAAGAATTTCAAACCGGTATATACAACTGAAAATACTTGA